The Phycisphaeraceae bacterium genome has a window encoding:
- a CDS encoding response regulator yields MSDRLANKRVLIVDDDADIRGSIELAMRGEGAQTEAVGDGNAAVHAAQTSPPDLVVLDMMLPKRSGFLVLEKIKQLEPPPVVIMVTANEGRRHMAYAEALGVDSYFIKPVPLQRLVDKAVALLEAAS; encoded by the coding sequence GTGTCAGACCGACTGGCCAACAAGCGCGTGCTGATCGTTGACGATGACGCCGACATCCGCGGCAGCATTGAGCTGGCGATGCGCGGGGAAGGCGCCCAGACCGAGGCCGTGGGCGACGGCAACGCCGCCGTTCACGCCGCCCAGACCAGCCCGCCCGATCTGGTGGTGCTCGACATGATGCTCCCCAAGCGATCGGGCTTTCTGGTGCTGGAGAAGATCAAGCAGCTTGAACCGCCTCCAGTGGTCATCATGGTCACGGCGAATGAGGGTCGCCGCCACATGGCCTACGCCGAGGCCCTGGGGGTCGATTCGTACTTCATCAAGCCCGTTCCACTGCAGCGGCTGGTGGACAAGGCGGTCGCGCTGCTGGAAGCCGCATCGTGA
- a CDS encoding redoxin domain-containing protein, producing MPVQPGTPAPDFTLKTQDEKDWKLSDQRGRRVVLLWYPLDWSPTCEKENCRLGHDVPLVSDASTVVVGISRDSTWSHKAFKQAKGIRHDLLADPMLEVTRQYGLQHPGAPFISHRATVIVDRNGQVAWVQVQENTREERDWKAVQAALAGVK from the coding sequence ATGCCCGTCCAGCCAGGCACACCCGCCCCCGACTTCACGCTCAAGACCCAGGATGAGAAGGACTGGAAGCTCTCCGATCAACGCGGCAGGCGAGTGGTGCTGCTCTGGTACCCGCTGGACTGGAGCCCCACGTGCGAAAAGGAGAACTGCCGCCTGGGCCACGATGTGCCGCTCGTGAGCGACGCCAGCACCGTGGTCGTGGGCATCAGCCGTGATTCCACCTGGTCGCACAAGGCGTTCAAGCAGGCCAAGGGCATCCGGCATGATCTGCTGGCTGACCCGATGCTGGAGGTGACGAGGCAGTACGGGCTGCAGCACCCCGGCGCCCCCTTCATCTCTCACCGCGCCACGGTCATCGTGGACCGCAACGGCCAAGTGGCCTGGGTGCAGGTGCAGGAAAACACCAGGGAAGAGCGGGACTGGAAGGCCGTCCAGGCGGCTCTGGCGGGCGTGAAGTGA
- a CDS encoding 6-carboxytetrahydropterin synthase has product MTRTVRLMVGLDRDREPAREGENTFAGWPTVDGLGMFCELDITCRGLPDPVTGYLVNIAEIDAAVRTHALPLLERGVMTAPGRSPAMLLPDLLNAVQRGLRPTVAGLRWRLSPYHSIAMDAADNAHYLLRETFEFAAAHRLHCADLSDEENRRIFGKCNNPSGHGHNYRIEVAVKAPLPSGGMPAPFGVRHLERLVHEQILRRFDHRNLSIDTPEFASINSSVENIARVCHDLLREPIAQAGGELRHVTVWETEKTCCTYPG; this is encoded by the coding sequence TTGACGAGAACAGTTCGGCTGATGGTGGGCCTTGATCGGGATCGGGAGCCAGCCCGCGAGGGGGAGAACACCTTTGCGGGCTGGCCCACGGTGGACGGCCTGGGGATGTTCTGTGAGCTGGACATCACCTGCCGGGGTCTGCCGGACCCGGTGACGGGCTACCTGGTGAACATTGCCGAGATCGACGCGGCGGTTCGGACTCACGCCCTTCCCCTACTGGAGCGGGGTGTGATGACCGCCCCCGGTCGGTCTCCCGCGATGCTTCTGCCTGACCTGCTGAACGCCGTGCAGCGGGGACTGCGTCCCACGGTCGCCGGGCTTCGGTGGCGTCTGTCTCCGTACCATTCGATCGCCATGGATGCCGCCGACAACGCCCACTACCTGCTGCGCGAAACCTTTGAGTTCGCCGCCGCCCATCGGCTGCACTGCGCCGATCTCTCCGACGAGGAGAACCGGCGGATCTTCGGCAAGTGCAACAACCCCAGCGGGCACGGGCACAACTACCGGATCGAGGTGGCGGTCAAGGCGCCGCTGCCCAGTGGCGGCATGCCGGCGCCGTTCGGGGTGAGGCATCTCGAACGCCTCGTTCACGAGCAGATCCTGCGGCGGTTCGATCATCGCAACCTGTCCATCGACACGCCGGAGTTCGCCTCGATCAACTCGTCCGTCGAGAACATCGCCCGAGTCTGCCACGACCTGCTGCGTGAACCAATCGCCCAGGCGGGCGGCGAACTGCGGCATGTCACCGTGTGGGAGACGGAGAAGACCTGCTGCACGTATCCCGGCTGA
- a CDS encoding type II secretion system protein — protein sequence MWQKKKTTQQILTIDTGDATLHVVEGNPMDMHRRTPSRGFTLIEALVVVAILALLIVLAIPAISRVTRARNTAMNLSAMRGLGHAISLYSQDHDLNLPFYGTPGLPSEPARFPNATLGTAGGALIFRIHALHWSTGVTPYMSGSPVLPDDALPGGAIKDAEYPEGMVKWCRYWMTHTAFAAPEFFKTGELHTPTLVRGVRFNEFRHPARKVLLTDVGNSKGQFEPSHPGEGARVLFVDGSARTIPWTPRSFDPGIGFGFWVTTRLPGMATEGGSKGVDDFN from the coding sequence ATGTGGCAAAAAAAAAAAACAACTCAACAAATCTTGACGATCGACACCGGTGACGCTACTTTGCACGTGGTTGAAGGAAACCCTATGGATATGCACCGCCGAACACCTTCGCGCGGATTCACGCTGATTGAAGCGCTGGTAGTGGTCGCGATTCTCGCCCTTCTGATCGTCCTCGCGATTCCGGCGATTTCCCGGGTCACACGCGCGCGCAACACCGCGATGAATCTGTCGGCCATGCGCGGACTGGGTCACGCGATCAGTCTGTATTCACAGGACCATGACCTGAACCTGCCGTTCTACGGCACGCCGGGGCTGCCATCCGAGCCGGCGCGGTTCCCCAACGCGACCCTGGGGACGGCGGGTGGAGCACTCATCTTTCGCATCCACGCGCTACACTGGTCCACCGGCGTCACGCCCTACATGTCGGGATCGCCCGTCCTTCCCGATGACGCTCTTCCTGGCGGCGCGATCAAAGATGCCGAGTATCCCGAAGGTATGGTGAAGTGGTGTCGTTACTGGATGACCCACACGGCATTCGCCGCCCCCGAGTTCTTCAAGACCGGCGAACTGCACACCCCCACGCTTGTCCGTGGCGTGCGCTTCAACGAGTTCCGGCACCCCGCGCGCAAGGTGCTGCTCACGGATGTCGGCAACTCGAAAGGTCAGTTTGAGCCGAGCCATCCCGGCGAGGGCGCGCGGGTGCTCTTCGTTGACGGCTCCGCTCGCACCATCCCGTGGACACCCAGGTCATTCGATCCCGGAATCGGTTTCGGTTTCTGGGTTACGACGCGCCTCCCCGGAATGGCGACCGAGGGCGGTTCAAAGGGTGTGGATGATTTCAACTGA
- a CDS encoding crossover junction endodeoxyribonuclease RuvC has protein sequence MRILGIDPGLLLTGYGCVELSARSVEPALVEAGVFRLKPRTPMPFRLRQLHDDLCGVLDELQPRVMAVEKLFATYVHPRTPILMGHARGVVLLAAQQRSLEIIELSATAVKKAITGNGHASKRQMQEAIRTQCGLEKAPSPPDVADAIGIALCAARRVNGLA, from the coding sequence ATGCGCATCCTCGGCATCGATCCCGGCCTGCTCCTGACCGGCTACGGGTGCGTCGAGTTATCGGCTCGTTCCGTCGAGCCGGCCCTGGTCGAAGCGGGCGTCTTCCGGCTCAAGCCGCGCACGCCGATGCCCTTCCGCCTGCGGCAACTCCACGATGACCTGTGCGGCGTGCTGGATGAACTCCAGCCACGGGTGATGGCGGTGGAGAAGCTGTTCGCCACCTATGTCCACCCCCGCACGCCGATCCTGATGGGGCACGCCCGGGGCGTGGTGCTGCTGGCGGCCCAGCAGCGGAGCTTGGAGATCATCGAACTCTCCGCCACCGCCGTCAAGAAGGCCATCACCGGCAACGGCCACGCGAGCAAACGGCAGATGCAGGAGGCCATCCGCACCCAGTGCGGCCTGGAGAAAGCACCATCTCCCCCCGACGTGGCCGACGCCATCGGCATCGCCCTGTGTGCGGCAAGGCGGGTCAACGGACTGGCCTGA
- a CDS encoding HAMP domain-containing histidine kinase, translating into MDREPTASATSPARPRHARRPRLHLLYYCLAAFDLLTVSLSLYLIDRVARIYTNSVVVNQEWASRLEDFAELARLASAVNSPGNDLFQSREVERERERFREARQTFVQRRDAVHFALMREVGHEGVAGILAAFPAIDATMSDMVASAESLFGAFDAGDQTEAGEHMAAMDRHYAAMNDHLTDLSDRIREIQRTHIAGELERAGSIRRAEWIVAGLILVMIVGVTFYGHRLAIMMKRDVDRIEEAVEARTRELEHSHARLRHAERLAAIGTLAAGVGHDMNNVLFPVRCRLDALSDDADPSTREDIEAIRSGVTYLQQLSDGLRLLASDPDRETRREELNLDTWWRTVEPMFRAALRREIELITDPANLAGLPPISMPVHHLTQAVFNLVTNAGEAIQGPGLVTIAAASVDGMVRIEVRDTGPGMSPEVRRHAFDPFFTTKKRTIATGLGLALVQALVRRHGGLATIESEPGHGVTVRLDLPMARLASPDDQRAQGPTACISVADDRIRGLAAAVLTAHGFECRMDAEPGRADVWVCDEKAGAGRVVAFLAGAAGRHVIQVAAESNADAPPGVVLVWRESLLDGLRSAAARAAADFSRQESGT; encoded by the coding sequence ATGGACCGGGAACCGACCGCCTCCGCGACCTCGCCAGCCCGACCACGGCACGCACGACGCCCGCGCCTGCACCTGCTCTACTACTGCCTGGCGGCGTTCGACCTGCTGACCGTGTCGCTTTCGCTCTATCTGATTGATCGCGTCGCCCGCATTTACACGAACTCGGTGGTGGTCAACCAGGAATGGGCGAGTCGGCTCGAGGACTTCGCGGAACTGGCCCGGCTTGCATCCGCCGTCAATTCGCCGGGAAATGACCTGTTTCAGTCCCGTGAGGTGGAGCGTGAGAGGGAGCGGTTCCGCGAGGCGAGGCAGACCTTTGTCCAGCGGCGAGATGCCGTTCATTTCGCCCTGATGCGGGAGGTCGGCCATGAAGGCGTGGCCGGCATACTCGCCGCGTTTCCCGCAATCGACGCGACAATGAGCGACATGGTCGCATCAGCGGAATCGCTGTTCGGCGCCTTCGACGCCGGCGACCAGACCGAGGCGGGAGAACACATGGCCGCCATGGATCGTCACTACGCCGCCATGAACGACCACCTGACCGACCTGTCCGATCGAATCCGCGAGATCCAGCGGACGCACATCGCCGGAGAGCTGGAGCGGGCGGGGAGCATTCGTCGCGCGGAATGGATCGTCGCTGGGCTGATCCTCGTCATGATTGTCGGGGTGACGTTCTACGGGCATCGGCTCGCCATCATGATGAAGCGGGACGTTGATCGCATCGAGGAGGCCGTCGAAGCACGAACGCGGGAACTTGAGCACTCCCACGCCCGGCTTCGGCACGCCGAACGGCTTGCCGCCATCGGCACGCTGGCGGCGGGGGTCGGGCACGACATGAACAACGTGCTCTTTCCGGTTCGGTGCCGGCTCGACGCATTATCGGACGATGCGGACCCCTCCACCAGGGAAGATATCGAGGCCATTCGCTCGGGGGTCACCTATCTGCAGCAGTTGAGCGATGGTCTGCGTCTGCTAGCCAGCGACCCGGATCGAGAAACACGCCGCGAGGAACTCAACCTGGATACCTGGTGGCGCACCGTGGAGCCCATGTTCCGGGCGGCGCTGCGCCGGGAGATCGAACTGATCACTGACCCGGCGAACCTTGCCGGTCTTCCGCCGATTTCCATGCCGGTACACCACCTGACGCAGGCGGTCTTCAACCTGGTCACCAACGCCGGAGAAGCCATTCAGGGGCCGGGCCTGGTGACGATTGCCGCGGCGTCGGTCGATGGCATGGTACGGATCGAGGTGCGCGACACAGGCCCCGGGATGTCGCCCGAGGTTCGACGGCACGCGTTCGATCCATTCTTCACCACCAAGAAGCGCACCATCGCCACGGGTCTGGGGCTGGCTCTGGTGCAAGCCCTGGTCAGGCGTCACGGCGGCCTCGCGACGATCGAATCGGAACCGGGGCATGGTGTGACCGTCCGGCTGGATCTGCCGATGGCGCGCCTGGCGAGCCCCGACGATCAGCGGGCCCAGGGGCCGACGGCCTGCATTTCCGTGGCCGATGACCGGATCCGCGGACTGGCCGCTGCGGTGCTCACGGCGCATGGGTTCGAGTGTCGCATGGATGCGGAACCGGGGCGTGCTGACGTGTGGGTCTGCGATGAGAAGGCGGGGGCGGGTCGGGTCGTCGCGTTTCTGGCTGGCGCGGCCGGGCGGCACGTCATTCAGGTGGCGGCGGAGTCGAATGCCGACGCGCCTCCGGGAGTTGTGCTTGTGTGGCGTGAGTCCTTGCTGGACGGCCTTCGATCCGCCGCGGCCCGTGCGGCCGCTGACTTCAGTCGCCAGGAGAGCGGGACATGA
- a CDS encoding DUF4920 domain-containing protein, whose translation MRLIGLLAALALTAIASGCASTNAQFTAAQSEGWSHYGEAIEPKSPTVSIGSLGGTEKNVVITGTIREVCAQKGCWMYVTDETGAEVYVRFKDYAFFVPRNAAGHRAVLHGSTEKRIAGVDELRHQAEDAGKSEEEIARITQPKMIILFHADSVYIHGEGLDAPHRQ comes from the coding sequence ATGCGACTGATCGGACTTCTCGCCGCCCTTGCGCTGACCGCCATCGCCTCCGGCTGCGCTTCGACCAACGCCCAGTTCACCGCCGCACAGAGCGAGGGTTGGAGCCACTACGGCGAAGCCATCGAGCCCAAGAGCCCCACGGTGTCAATCGGCTCACTCGGCGGCACCGAGAAGAACGTGGTCATCACCGGAACGATCCGCGAAGTCTGCGCCCAGAAGGGCTGCTGGATGTACGTGACCGACGAGACCGGCGCGGAGGTGTACGTGCGGTTCAAGGACTACGCCTTCTTCGTGCCGCGCAACGCCGCGGGCCACCGCGCTGTGCTGCACGGATCGACAGAGAAACGCATCGCGGGCGTGGATGAACTGCGCCACCAGGCCGAGGACGCGGGTAAGAGCGAGGAAGAGATCGCCAGGATCACGCAGCCCAAGATGATCATCCTCTTCCACGCCGATTCGGTGTACATCCACGGCGAGGGGCTGGATGCGCCGCACCGGCAGTGA
- a CDS encoding response regulator transcription factor, producing MISRRKRIRVLCVDDHAMMAEGLKARLALEPDIEFAGWVSTAEHLADAAGLHRADVVLLDVDLPGADVFSELDELTRRFPMIRTIVFSAHVRDHYLDEAVNRGAWGYIAKSDPPQSLIDAIRKVSRGEVAFGPRVFERCRPADRPASRDDVRPASRLDLLTPREIEVLRMIGKGMSRTEIAQATHRSPKTIDNHRAAIMEKLQIHDRVELARFAIREGLTEA from the coding sequence ATGATTTCGCGTCGCAAGCGCATCCGGGTGCTGTGCGTGGACGATCACGCCATGATGGCGGAGGGACTCAAGGCCCGTCTGGCGCTGGAGCCGGACATTGAGTTCGCCGGCTGGGTATCGACCGCGGAGCACCTGGCGGACGCCGCCGGCCTGCACAGGGCCGACGTGGTGCTGCTCGACGTTGATCTGCCCGGGGCCGACGTGTTCAGTGAACTGGATGAACTGACCCGCCGCTTCCCGATGATCCGCACGATCGTGTTCAGCGCCCACGTGCGTGATCATTACCTGGATGAGGCGGTCAATCGCGGGGCGTGGGGATATATCGCCAAGAGTGATCCGCCCCAATCGCTGATTGACGCCATCAGAAAGGTGTCGCGGGGCGAGGTGGCCTTCGGTCCACGGGTCTTCGAGCGCTGTCGTCCCGCCGATCGACCGGCGAGCCGTGATGATGTCCGTCCCGCGTCGCGGCTGGACCTGCTCACGCCGCGCGAGATCGAGGTGCTGCGCATGATCGGCAAGGGCATGTCGCGCACCGAGATCGCTCAGGCCACCCACCGCAGCCCCAAGACGATCGACAACCACCGGGCGGCGATCATGGAGAAACTCCAGATTCACGACCGCGTGGAGCTGGCCCGCTTCGCCATCCGCGAGGGGTTGACCGAGGCGTAG
- a CDS encoding PEP-CTERM sorting domain-containing protein (PEP-CTERM proteins occur, often in large numbers, in the proteomes of bacteria that also encode an exosortase, a predicted intramembrane cysteine proteinase. The presence of a PEP-CTERM domain at a protein's C-terminus predicts cleavage within the sorting domain, followed by covalent anchoring to some some component of the (usually Gram-negative) cell surface. Many PEP-CTERM proteins exhibit an unusual sequence composition that includes large numbers of potential glycosylation sites. Expression of one such protein has been shown restore the ability of a bacterium to form floc, a type of biofilm.), with the protein MKTLCTGLAFGLAAALTASSASAAITFFNSRPAFEAALGTFITDGYNSPPYGAGFQIYSDAVMSAFLGETDYQTTGFSNLNIKDANGRYCAGCNGSFRLSFTTTSVGSANGVYGAGLDITVNSTSLPYHAFITFGDNTTQDVLLPTTPGFWGVTADQEIKSIHFGLANGGTTTNGSFQIDNLTIGSALVPAPGALALLGAAGLMARRRRRA; encoded by the coding sequence ATGAAGACACTCTGCACCGGCCTTGCGTTTGGTCTGGCGGCCGCGTTGACGGCTTCCAGCGCCAGCGCCGCGATCACCTTCTTCAACAGCCGTCCCGCGTTCGAGGCGGCGCTTGGGACGTTCATCACGGATGGCTACAACAGTCCGCCCTATGGAGCGGGTTTTCAGATCTACAGCGACGCGGTGATGTCGGCGTTCCTCGGAGAAACCGACTACCAGACCACCGGCTTCTCGAACCTGAACATCAAGGATGCGAACGGTCGGTACTGCGCCGGCTGCAACGGCTCGTTCCGGCTCTCCTTCACCACCACGTCTGTCGGTTCGGCGAACGGCGTGTACGGCGCTGGGTTGGACATCACTGTCAACTCGACGTCGTTGCCATATCACGCCTTCATCACGTTCGGTGACAACACAACTCAGGACGTGCTGCTTCCCACGACTCCGGGCTTCTGGGGCGTGACGGCGGATCAGGAAATCAAGAGCATCCACTTCGGTCTCGCCAATGGCGGCACCACGACAAATGGCTCCTTCCAGATCGACAACCTCACCATCGGCAGCGCGCTGGTGCCCGCCCCGGGCGCCCTGGCCCTGCTTGGTGCGGCCGGCCTCATGGCCCGTCGGCGTCGTCGCGCCTGA
- a CDS encoding excinuclease ABC subunit UvrC — MDASAHGSTPPERLAWLIAKARSLPRTPGVYLMKDAAEHVVYVGKARSLRSRVGSYFVGSTDLGPKKQPMLDVIVDFDVIECEGEWEALLMESRLIKDLRPRFNTLLTDDKTFPYLAITTREDYPGVYITRTPGDEQFRGATILGPFTSVHALRESVQLLQRVFKYRTCTLDIHEGDPRNARFRPCILHPIEQCSAPCAERISKQDYRQDIQRFIRFLSSKRSVMLRELREEMEQASKAREYERAASLRDQISAIEKLDDRERRYRATRGAWQPEVTVFATDPAASLRALRKLLGLTQPIRCMEAIDIAHLQGGETVGSKVAFMDGRPFKDGYRRYRITTADNDDYMAIREVVSRRYRDAGAGDELYPDVILIDGGLGQLHAAMEAFAQLEVKPPMVISLAKKEELIYVQDRAAPIRLGRENPALRLCQAMRDEAHRFAQHYHHILRRKATLDEDG, encoded by the coding sequence ATGGATGCCTCCGCTCATGGTTCAACGCCTCCCGAGCGTCTCGCCTGGCTGATCGCCAAGGCGCGGTCGCTGCCGCGCACGCCCGGCGTGTACCTGATGAAGGACGCCGCCGAGCATGTGGTCTACGTGGGCAAGGCGCGCTCGCTGCGCAGCCGGGTGGGGTCGTACTTCGTCGGCTCGACCGATCTGGGTCCGAAGAAGCAGCCGATGCTGGACGTGATCGTGGACTTCGATGTGATCGAATGCGAGGGCGAGTGGGAAGCCCTGCTGATGGAGAGCCGACTGATCAAGGATCTGCGGCCGCGCTTCAACACGCTGCTCACTGACGACAAGACCTTTCCGTACCTGGCGATCACCACGCGGGAGGATTACCCCGGCGTGTACATCACGCGCACGCCGGGCGATGAGCAGTTCCGGGGCGCGACGATCCTCGGCCCGTTCACCAGCGTTCACGCGCTGCGCGAGAGCGTTCAACTGCTGCAGCGCGTGTTCAAGTACCGCACGTGCACGCTGGACATTCACGAAGGCGACCCGCGGAACGCCCGGTTCAGGCCGTGCATCCTGCATCCGATCGAGCAGTGCTCCGCCCCCTGCGCCGAGCGCATCTCGAAGCAGGACTACCGGCAGGACATCCAGCGCTTCATCCGGTTTCTCTCGTCCAAGCGAAGCGTCATGCTGCGCGAACTGCGCGAGGAGATGGAGCAGGCGTCGAAAGCGCGGGAGTACGAGCGTGCCGCGTCGCTGCGCGACCAGATCAGCGCCATCGAGAAGCTCGATGACCGCGAGCGCCGTTATCGCGCCACCCGCGGCGCCTGGCAGCCGGAGGTGACGGTCTTCGCCACCGATCCCGCGGCGTCGCTGAGGGCCCTGCGCAAACTGCTGGGGCTGACGCAGCCCATCCGCTGCATGGAGGCCATCGACATCGCCCACCTGCAGGGCGGCGAGACGGTCGGCTCCAAGGTGGCCTTCATGGACGGCCGCCCGTTCAAGGACGGCTACCGTCGCTACCGAATCACCACCGCCGACAACGACGACTACATGGCGATCCGCGAGGTGGTGTCGCGCCGCTACCGCGACGCCGGAGCGGGCGATGAACTCTACCCGGACGTGATCCTGATTGACGGCGGACTGGGCCAGTTGCACGCGGCGATGGAGGCCTTCGCCCAGCTCGAGGTGAAGCCCCCCATGGTGATCTCGCTGGCCAAGAAGGAGGAGCTCATCTACGTGCAGGACCGCGCTGCGCCGATTCGTCTCGGACGTGAGAACCCGGCGCTGCGGCTCTGCCAGGCCATGCGCGACGAGGCCCACCGCTTCGCCCAGCACTACCACCACATCCTGCGGCGGAAGGCGACGTTGGATGAGGATGGCTGA
- a CDS encoding lysophospholipid acyltransferase family protein, which translates to MNDAESRATLMDLTQYLAARSVLGFMNSFPIEANLSTAAAIGRLVHRLNRKRRQRATEHVRWCFPRLPDAEVERIVVRSYEHMIQLFLVDSIAAPRRISADAWPRYIELTDLGPVIDLLLHGQGLVMLTGHCGNWELLACLLAALGYPVHALARPIDNPLINRWLLGIREARGTRIITKWGAIPVVQDVVRRGGRAAFIADQNAGDQGLFVPFFGRLASTYKSIALLAIRYRVPVVAGGAFRISHGFQYRLTVSDIIRPEEWEGHEDPIFYITARYNRAIEVMVRSHPEQYLWIHRRWKSRPRFEREGRPFPDRLRAKLESLPWMTPSELSRIIESSGRRSDEPSDRTDSPPSD; encoded by the coding sequence ATGAACGACGCCGAATCACGCGCCACGCTCATGGACCTGACTCAGTACCTCGCCGCACGCAGCGTGCTGGGGTTCATGAACTCCTTTCCGATCGAGGCCAATCTCAGCACGGCGGCGGCGATCGGTCGGCTCGTCCATCGCCTCAACAGAAAGCGGCGCCAGCGAGCAACGGAGCACGTCCGCTGGTGCTTCCCGCGGTTGCCCGACGCCGAAGTCGAGCGCATCGTCGTCCGGTCGTACGAGCACATGATCCAGCTGTTCCTCGTGGATTCCATCGCGGCGCCGCGGCGCATTTCGGCGGACGCCTGGCCGCGATACATCGAACTGACCGACCTGGGTCCGGTGATCGACCTGCTGCTGCACGGACAAGGCCTGGTGATGCTGACCGGACACTGCGGCAACTGGGAGCTGCTGGCCTGCCTGCTGGCGGCCCTGGGGTATCCCGTCCACGCCCTGGCGCGACCGATCGACAACCCGCTCATCAACCGTTGGCTGCTGGGCATCCGCGAGGCGCGGGGGACGCGCATCATCACCAAGTGGGGCGCCATTCCCGTGGTGCAGGACGTGGTCCGGCGCGGCGGCCGGGCGGCCTTCATCGCCGACCAGAACGCCGGCGACCAGGGTCTGTTCGTCCCCTTCTTCGGACGGCTCGCCTCGACCTACAAGTCGATCGCCCTGCTGGCCATCCGGTACCGCGTTCCGGTGGTCGCGGGAGGTGCGTTCCGCATTTCGCACGGCTTTCAGTATCGCCTCACCGTGTCGGACATCATCAGGCCCGAGGAGTGGGAAGGTCACGAGGATCCCATCTTCTACATCACCGCCCGATACAATCGCGCCATCGAAGTGATGGTTCGGTCGCACCCCGAGCAGTATCTCTGGATTCACCGGCGATGGAAGAGCCGGCCCCGATTCGAGCGCGAGGGACGCCCCTTTCCCGATCGGCTTCGGGCCAAGCTCGAGTCGCTGCCGTGGATGACCCCGTCCGAGCTGAGCCGAATCATCGAGTCATCAGGCCGGCGAAGCGACGAGCCCTCGGACCGGACGGATTCTCCCCCCTCGGATTGA